A genome region from Salvia splendens isolate huo1 chromosome 19, SspV2, whole genome shotgun sequence includes the following:
- the LOC121778793 gene encoding monocopper oxidase-like protein SKS1: MASFEQPRITLLSLVLLSLISCMNCLDTYYEWIVTADFYSKTSNLTVIKINGMFPGPLINATTNDVVHVNVFNDLDEPLLFTWNGIQQRLNSWQDGVSGTNCPIEPWTNWTYVFQAKDQIGSYTYFPSINFQKSSGGYGPIRVNNRDVILVPFPKPEAEFDLLVGDWMDDYYKNTRITIQENSNRTYPNAMLMNGKGPYGNLDSTLYESFNITKGKTYRFRISNVGTQFSFNLRFQKHPMVLVETEGSYTNQITLDSLDVHVGQSYSVLVTADQDEADYYVVATPKFFDFHSSNSSLVAKGILHYLNSLSPVQGPVPDGPGAFDVDFSMNQAKSIRWNLTAGAARPNPQGTFNVSNVTLSQTFILHGSRALINEVQSYVVNNVSYLTPTTPLKLADHFRNGSGVYQLDEFPTQSVSGAAVYGVSVVTGVHKGWLEIVFKNDLVDEIDSWHLDGFGFFVVGLGLGEWTVDSRDTYNLYDPVVRSTVQVYPSGWTAVYVFLDNPGMWNLRSQNLVHWYMGQEIYIRVHNDDPNPAKERPPPQNLLFCGVVDGDAALAPAPAPQAGW; the protein is encoded by the exons ATGGCTTCGTTCGAGCAGCCAAGAATCACACTTCTCTCTCTCGTGCTCCTATCTCTTATCTCTTGTATGAACTGCTTAGACACCTACTATGAATGGATTGTCACTGCAGATTTCTATTCCAAAACCAGCAATCTCACG GTTATCAAGATCAACGGAATGTTCCCCGGGCCTCTCATAAACGCGACAACTAACGACGTTGTTCATGTCAATGTGTTCAACGATCTGGACGAACCCTTGCTCTTTACATG GAATGGAATACAGCAGAGGCTGAACTCATGGCAAGACGGAGTGTCGGGCACGAACTGCCCGATCGAGCCTTGGACGAACTGGACTTACGTTTTTCAGGCAAAGGATCAGATAGGCTCCTACACTTACTTCCCGTCTATAAACTTCCAGAAGTCCAGTGGAGGATACGGCCCGATTCGAGTCAACAACCGCGATGTCATTCTCGTGCCTTTCCCTAAACCAGAAGCCGAGTTTGACCTCCTCGTTGGCGACTGGATGGACGACTACTACAAG AATACTCGGATAACGATACAAGAAAACTCAAACCGAACGTACCCTAATGCCATGTTGATGAATGGGAAGGGGCCTTATGGAAACCTTGATTCCACATTATACGAGTCTTTCAACATCACAAAAG GGAAGACCTACCGGTTTAGAATCTCAAATGTCGGGACTCAGTTCAGCTTCAACTTGAGGTTTCAGAAGCATCCGATGGTGCTTGTGGAGACGGAAGGCTCCTACACGAACCAGATCACGCTGGATTCTCTCGATGTGCACGTTGGCCAGTCCTACTCGGTTCTCGTCACCGCTGATCAAGACGAGGCCGACTACTATGTGGTGGCCACCCCGAAATTTTTCGATTTCCATTCATCCAATAGCTCCCTTGTTGCCAAAGGGATACTTCATTACCTGAACTCTTTATCACCTGTCCAAGGCCCGGTTCCCGACGGCCCTGGTGCGTTCGACGTCGACTTTTCGATGAATCAAGCTAAATCCATAAG ATGGAATCTGACTGCGGGTGCTGCGAGGCCTAATCCACAGGGCACGTTCAACGTGTCGAACGTAACGCTGTCTCAGACGTTCATCCTGCACGGGTCTAGAGCTTTGATCAACGAAGTCCAGAGCTATGTCGTGAACAATGTGTCTTATCTCACTCCCACTACTCCCCTGAAGCTTGCTGATCACTTCAGAAATGGCTCGGGCGTGTACCAGCTCGATGAGTTCCCTACTCAGTCGGTTAGTGGTGCTGCGGTCTACGGGGTCTCGGTCGTTACAGGGGTGCATAAGGGGTGGCTCGAGATCGTGTTCAAGAATGATcttgttgatgagattgattctTGGCATCTAGATGGCTTTGGATTTTTTGTTGTAGG ATTAGGGTTGGGGGAGTGGACGGTGGATTCGCGTGACACGTATAATTTATACGATCCGGTGGTTCGTTCGACCGTGCAAGTGTATCCGAGCGGATGGACGGCTGTGTACGTGTTTCTTGACAATCCCGGGATGTGGAACTTGAGATCCCAGAATTTGGTGCATTGGTACATGGGACAGGAGATCTATATTAGGGTTCACAACGACGACCCGAACCCGGCCAAGGAGCGCCCACCTCCTCAAAACCTCCTCTTCTGCG GAGTGGTGGATGGTGATGCTGCTTTAGCACCTGCGCCGGCTCCACAAGCCGGGTGGTGA